Proteins encoded by one window of Kribbella flavida DSM 17836:
- a CDS encoding NEW3 domain-containing protein, translating to MQHSRRLVGIAVAAALLATTLGLSTPAAGQPAARTAAAAADYPFPLPDFSHPDRPHAPRFTKHQLPPMLVVYGRFDDLTNLSEFGAEDKFFPIFGFGTVSDYYLQNGLGVLTPVPETYGERDNGVVVVELGRSAAWFGQDVGVRRRTMLDLADQYVDFARFDTNDNGRIEDSELAVVTLVTSPDPTYSCGQTAGVGAGRTLDGKTVAFSTADGGSLTNNLTFAHEVAHQAFDLADHYGFGVGAWDLAGPTCGGSTQVWQEPNAWHRMHIGDDKPTVITKDRYVTLLPHDLAPYRSYLLYDPERGTDDYFMIEARRPVTGTYEQNVPDDGLMVWRIDERNVRSGFEHLRGVEMIRPDGMRTPGCVDEDVDGRADEDPVNGRDDDGDGRTDEDRGPDRDGDGRTDEDPANSVDDDGDGRTDEDPDEVDDDCYGGSDTDAWNPADTRTPQREMTAAWADGAPAKVAVRAIGHTFAVPTRSTLRAYVDVRGPGILVDAAGPNGDSPHPTLTAGSTATFSFAVMNTGEATDTFEFTELVPAGWTATTQRMTLAAGQRATATITVTVGTDELVGERHTLIARGRSTTDSSVVTEYPFLVDLNRPTAVTYTGDSAVDHSDPARLAARVTDQLSGAPLAGRTVVFSYTDQVFVEGVTGADGVATATWPAELPPGPYMFTMSAGSKDGYTGSTGTFPITVEPENATLAVTSPAVYADDSGQAMTIQVTQEADGTPADLSRATVKVQLRSSLTGELRSYSAAVATGGVATVPLDAPAGLWSATVELTGGYFTAPPIQTELVVYDPDGEVTGAAVGPDSAGTNTVLTVSARYLDDAPSGSVTLTSGRRVFTGTGLRWLVVSGTTAVLEVTGRLDKQPATLRATVQTAGARDHFSATVTGATTSYATGDVTTRAGSFTVRTS from the coding sequence ATGCAGCACTCACGCCGGCTGGTGGGCATCGCCGTTGCCGCGGCCTTGCTCGCCACCACACTCGGTCTTTCGACACCCGCCGCCGGGCAACCAGCGGCCAGGACGGCGGCCGCGGCGGCCGACTACCCGTTCCCGCTGCCGGACTTCAGCCATCCGGACCGTCCGCACGCGCCGCGGTTCACCAAGCACCAGTTGCCGCCGATGCTGGTGGTCTACGGCCGGTTCGACGACCTGACGAACCTGAGCGAGTTCGGCGCCGAGGACAAGTTCTTCCCGATCTTCGGTTTCGGCACCGTCAGCGACTACTACCTGCAGAACGGGCTCGGCGTGCTCACCCCGGTGCCCGAGACGTACGGCGAACGCGACAACGGCGTCGTCGTGGTCGAGCTCGGCCGGTCCGCGGCCTGGTTCGGCCAGGACGTCGGCGTCCGGCGGCGTACGATGCTCGACCTGGCCGACCAGTACGTCGACTTCGCGCGGTTCGACACCAACGACAACGGCCGGATCGAGGACTCCGAGCTCGCGGTGGTCACGCTGGTGACCTCGCCGGACCCGACCTACTCCTGCGGGCAGACGGCCGGAGTCGGCGCCGGCCGGACGCTGGACGGCAAGACGGTCGCCTTCAGCACCGCCGACGGCGGCTCGCTGACCAACAACCTCACCTTCGCGCACGAGGTCGCCCACCAGGCCTTCGACCTGGCCGACCACTACGGCTTCGGTGTCGGGGCGTGGGACCTGGCCGGGCCGACCTGCGGTGGATCGACCCAGGTCTGGCAGGAACCGAACGCCTGGCACCGGATGCACATCGGCGACGACAAGCCGACGGTGATCACCAAGGACCGCTACGTCACGCTGCTGCCGCACGACCTGGCGCCGTACCGGTCGTACCTGCTGTACGACCCGGAGCGCGGCACCGACGACTACTTCATGATCGAGGCGCGCCGGCCGGTGACCGGAACCTACGAGCAGAACGTGCCCGACGACGGCCTGATGGTCTGGCGCATCGACGAGCGCAACGTGCGCAGCGGCTTCGAGCACCTGCGGGGCGTCGAGATGATCCGGCCCGACGGCATGCGGACCCCGGGCTGTGTCGACGAGGACGTCGACGGGCGCGCGGACGAGGATCCGGTGAACGGCCGCGACGACGACGGCGACGGCCGGACCGACGAGGACCGCGGCCCGGACCGCGACGGGGACGGCCGGACCGACGAGGACCCGGCCAACAGCGTGGACGACGACGGCGACGGGCGCACCGACGAGGACCCGGACGAGGTGGACGACGACTGCTACGGCGGCAGTGACACCGACGCCTGGAACCCGGCCGACACCCGGACGCCGCAACGCGAGATGACAGCGGCCTGGGCGGACGGTGCTCCGGCCAAGGTGGCGGTGCGGGCGATCGGCCACACCTTCGCCGTACCGACGCGATCGACGCTGCGGGCGTACGTCGACGTCCGCGGTCCCGGCATTCTCGTCGACGCGGCGGGCCCGAACGGCGACTCGCCGCACCCGACACTGACCGCGGGCAGCACGGCCACCTTCTCGTTCGCCGTGATGAACACCGGTGAGGCGACCGACACCTTCGAGTTCACCGAGCTGGTCCCGGCCGGCTGGACGGCGACCACCCAGCGGATGACCCTGGCGGCCGGCCAGCGAGCGACCGCGACGATCACCGTCACGGTCGGCACGGACGAGCTGGTCGGTGAACGGCACACGCTGATCGCGCGCGGCCGCAGTACGACGGACTCTTCGGTGGTGACGGAGTATCCGTTCCTGGTGGACCTCAACCGGCCCACCGCGGTCACGTACACCGGCGACAGCGCGGTCGACCACTCGGACCCCGCGCGGTTGGCGGCCCGGGTCACCGACCAGCTGAGCGGAGCACCGCTGGCCGGGCGCACGGTGGTCTTCAGCTACACCGACCAGGTCTTCGTCGAGGGCGTCACCGGTGCCGACGGAGTAGCCACGGCGACCTGGCCCGCGGAGCTACCACCTGGTCCCTACATGTTCACGATGTCGGCGGGCTCGAAGGACGGCTACACCGGCAGTACCGGCACCTTCCCGATCACTGTCGAGCCGGAGAACGCGACCCTGGCCGTCACCAGTCCGGCTGTGTACGCGGACGACTCCGGCCAGGCGATGACGATCCAGGTGACTCAGGAAGCCGATGGAACGCCGGCCGACCTCAGCCGCGCTACGGTCAAGGTGCAGTTGCGTTCGAGCCTCACCGGCGAACTCCGGAGCTACAGCGCAGCGGTTGCAACGGGTGGTGTCGCCACTGTGCCACTGGACGCGCCGGCGGGCCTCTGGTCCGCGACGGTCGAGCTGACCGGCGGCTACTTCACCGCGCCACCGATCCAGACCGAGCTGGTGGTGTACGACCCTGACGGCGAGGTCACCGGCGCTGCGGTAGGGCCTGACAGCGCGGGAACGAACACCGTGCTCACCGTGTCCGCCCGCTACCTCGACGACGCGCCTTCGGGCTCGGTCACCCTGACCTCTGGTCGTCGTGTCTTCACCGGGACCGGGCTGCGCTGGCTGGTGGTCTCGGGGACGACGGCCGTGCTGGAAGTGACCGGTCGCCTCGACAAGCAACCGGCCACCCTGCGGGCGACAGTGCAGACCGCCGGAGCCCGGGACCACTTCTCGGCCACGGTGACCGGCGCGACCACGTCCTACGCCACCGGCGACGTGACCACCAGGGCCGGCTCCTTCACCGTGCGAACCTCCTGA
- a CDS encoding YciI family protein, with protein sequence MKYMILSYATQHDYDGMAGKDTDGPAWTPEQFAAMGEFMQKFTTELAESGELVETRGLAAPALTRRIGSRNGEVVVTDGPYAETQEVLAGYWVVECDSLDRATEIAARLNETPAPEHVRAAAYADIRPLMEHQEELLT encoded by the coding sequence ATGAAGTACATGATCCTCAGCTACGCCACCCAGCACGACTACGACGGGATGGCGGGCAAGGACACCGACGGGCCGGCCTGGACACCGGAGCAGTTCGCCGCGATGGGGGAGTTCATGCAGAAGTTCACCACCGAGCTGGCCGAGTCCGGCGAGCTCGTCGAGACCCGCGGGCTGGCGGCGCCGGCGCTGACCCGCAGGATCGGCTCCCGCAACGGCGAAGTGGTCGTCACCGACGGCCCGTACGCGGAGACGCAGGAGGTGCTGGCCGGCTACTGGGTCGTCGAGTGCGACTCCCTCGACCGCGCCACCGAGATCGCCGCCCGGCTGAACGAGACCCCGGCCCCCGAGCACGTCCGCGCCGCGGCGTACGCGGACATCCGGCCGCTCATGGAGCACCAGGAAGAGCTGCTCACCTGA
- a CDS encoding RNA polymerase sigma factor → MVPAQDPDDELSDVLRELAPQVLGAVVRRYGHFDTAEDAVQEALLAASRQWPAEGRPDNPRGWLITVASRRLTDLLRREQARQRREDQVAQWSVVPPEPVTDSDDTLILLFLCCHPALSPASQVALTLRAVGGLTTAEIARAFLVPEATMTRRITRAKQTVKASGARFSLPPDHADRLDAVLKVIYLIFTEGYASTTGPQLHRVELATEAIRLGRLIHRLLPDDPEATGLLALMLLTDARRPARTGPTGELIPMAEQDRSLWIQPSIEQGVALITAALPRGPLGPYQLQAAIAAVHDEAPSADATDWPQIAALYGVLLRLTDNPVVALNHVVAVAMTQGPAVGLKLLATIDTDPRLTHDHRLHAVRGHLLEMTGDLTAARTAYQHAATLTTSLPQQRYLNNKLTAL, encoded by the coding sequence GTGGTCCCGGCGCAGGACCCGGACGACGAGCTGAGCGACGTACTGCGGGAGCTGGCGCCGCAGGTGCTCGGCGCCGTCGTCCGGCGGTACGGGCACTTCGACACCGCCGAGGACGCGGTGCAGGAGGCCCTGCTCGCCGCCTCCCGGCAGTGGCCGGCCGAGGGACGTCCGGACAATCCCCGCGGCTGGCTGATCACGGTTGCCTCCCGCCGGCTGACCGACCTGCTGCGGCGGGAGCAGGCTCGGCAGCGGCGCGAGGACCAGGTCGCGCAGTGGTCCGTGGTGCCACCGGAGCCGGTCACCGACTCCGACGACACCTTGATCCTGCTGTTCCTGTGCTGCCACCCGGCGCTGTCCCCGGCGTCCCAGGTCGCGCTCACGCTGCGCGCCGTCGGCGGGCTCACCACCGCCGAGATCGCCCGCGCGTTCCTGGTGCCCGAGGCAACGATGACCCGGCGGATCACCCGGGCCAAGCAGACGGTGAAGGCCAGCGGCGCCCGGTTCTCGTTGCCACCCGACCACGCCGACCGCCTCGACGCCGTGCTCAAGGTGATCTACCTGATCTTCACCGAGGGCTACGCCAGCACGACCGGCCCGCAGCTGCACCGGGTGGAGCTGGCCACCGAGGCGATCCGGCTCGGCCGGTTGATCCACCGGCTGCTGCCCGACGACCCGGAGGCGACCGGCCTACTGGCGCTGATGCTGCTCACCGACGCCCGCCGCCCGGCCCGGACCGGCCCGACCGGCGAACTGATCCCGATGGCCGAGCAGGACCGCTCGCTGTGGATCCAGCCGTCGATCGAGCAAGGCGTCGCCCTCATCACCGCAGCGCTCCCCCGCGGCCCGCTCGGCCCGTACCAGCTCCAGGCCGCGATCGCCGCCGTGCACGACGAAGCTCCCTCCGCCGACGCCACCGACTGGCCCCAGATCGCCGCCCTGTACGGCGTACTGCTGAGACTGACCGACAACCCGGTCGTCGCCCTGAACCACGTCGTCGCCGTCGCCATGACCCAGGGTCCAGCCGTCGGCCTGAAGCTCCTGGCCACCATCGACACCGACCCACGCCTCACCCACGACCACCGCCTGCACGCCGTCCGTGGCCACCTGCTGGAGATGACCGGCGACCTCACCGCCGCCCGCACCGCCTACCAGCACGCCGCCACCCTGACCACGAGCCTGCCCCAACAGCGCTACCTCAACAACAAACTCACCGCCCTGTGA
- a CDS encoding TetR/AcrR family transcriptional regulator, whose product MADEHDPVDGRKVRGHRRRAQIIEATLTIVRRDGAAGVTHRTVAKEAGITTSLTLYYFATLDDLLVAALTSITDSYTDHIRELIDSEDDPLDGLAQLIADSSGPGRERALAERELSSLAARRPALRPAARGWRDMVAELARTRTDDPDVVESFVALCDGLCTAILLDDRDADPHHIRTMLKKALPATNH is encoded by the coding sequence ATGGCGGATGAGCACGACCCGGTGGACGGGCGCAAAGTGCGGGGTCACCGCCGCCGGGCCCAGATCATCGAGGCGACGCTTACGATCGTCCGCCGCGACGGTGCCGCGGGCGTGACTCATCGGACCGTCGCCAAAGAGGCAGGCATCACCACCAGCCTGACTCTCTACTACTTCGCCACGCTCGACGACCTGCTGGTCGCCGCCTTGACCAGCATCACCGACAGCTACACCGACCACATCCGCGAACTCATCGACTCCGAGGACGACCCTCTCGACGGCCTCGCCCAGCTGATCGCCGACTCGTCGGGGCCAGGCCGCGAGCGCGCCCTCGCCGAGCGCGAGCTGTCGAGCCTGGCGGCCCGCCGCCCCGCCTTGCGCCCCGCAGCGCGCGGCTGGCGCGACATGGTGGCGGAACTCGCCCGAACCCGAACGGACGACCCGGACGTCGTCGAAAGCTTCGTCGCCCTCTGCGACGGGCTGTGCACCGCGATTCTGCTCGACGATCGCGACGCCGACCCGCACCACATCCGGACGATGCTCAAGAAGGCGCTCCCGGCAACCAACCACTGA
- a CDS encoding MFS transporter — translation MGTAAAARAGWREWAGFGVLALPTVLLGLDVTALYLLVPSLAADLRPSATETLWIMDAYGFLIAGFLITMGTLGDRIGRRRLLMIGVAAFGAASVLAAFAPSALWLIVARALLGVAGATLMPSTLSLISNMFSDARQRAVAIGAWATVFALGMAAGPVVGGALAASFWWGAAFLIAVPVSVIVLVAAPRLLPEFRTEAGRLDLPSVGLSLAAMLPIIYAIKHLAAHGVDVQAGAAVLLGAGSAVAFVRRQLRLQEPLLDIRLFANRAFSTALSVLLIGLVGFGGMMFLITQHLQLVGGLSPTAAGLWMVPPALAMLIGGIGAPLIATRFPPGVVMGSVLALSLVGYVLLALAGTDSRLSVVVGFGFLYLGLGVIAALGTDIVVGAAPSERSGAAAALSETAQELGVAAGVALLGSLTTAVYRTAVEDQSGLTGVVAESYGDSLSGAASVADQLPAGALRLAQDAFSHGLNLAAIAAGAGIAGASVACLRTLRHIRPIGGADAGTEPIASTRVSGDDR, via the coding sequence ATGGGGACAGCAGCGGCGGCGCGTGCTGGGTGGCGCGAGTGGGCCGGGTTCGGGGTGTTGGCGTTGCCGACGGTCCTGCTGGGGCTCGACGTCACGGCGTTGTATCTGCTCGTTCCGAGCCTGGCTGCGGATCTGCGGCCCAGCGCGACCGAGACGTTGTGGATCATGGACGCCTACGGCTTCCTCATCGCGGGGTTCCTGATCACGATGGGAACGCTGGGCGACCGGATCGGACGCCGGCGCCTGTTGATGATCGGCGTGGCTGCCTTCGGCGCGGCGTCGGTGCTGGCGGCGTTCGCCCCGAGCGCTCTCTGGCTGATCGTCGCGCGGGCGCTGCTGGGCGTGGCCGGGGCGACGCTGATGCCGTCCACCTTGTCCTTGATCAGCAACATGTTCAGCGACGCGCGGCAGCGGGCGGTGGCGATCGGTGCCTGGGCGACGGTGTTCGCGCTGGGCATGGCGGCCGGGCCGGTCGTGGGCGGGGCCCTGGCTGCCAGTTTCTGGTGGGGTGCGGCCTTCCTGATCGCGGTCCCCGTCAGCGTGATCGTGCTGGTGGCCGCCCCCAGGTTGTTGCCGGAGTTCCGGACCGAGGCCGGCCGGCTCGACCTGCCGAGCGTCGGGCTGTCGCTGGCGGCGATGCTGCCGATCATCTACGCGATCAAGCACCTCGCCGCGCACGGCGTCGACGTCCAGGCAGGGGCCGCTGTTCTTCTTGGTGCCGGCTCGGCGGTCGCGTTCGTCCGTCGTCAGCTGCGGTTGCAGGAGCCGCTGCTGGACATCAGGCTCTTCGCCAACCGGGCCTTCTCCACCGCGCTGTCGGTCCTGCTGATCGGCTTGGTCGGCTTCGGCGGAATGATGTTCCTGATCACCCAGCACCTGCAGCTGGTCGGCGGCCTGTCGCCCACGGCAGCCGGCTTGTGGATGGTGCCACCGGCGCTGGCCATGCTGATCGGCGGCATCGGTGCGCCGCTCATCGCCACTCGCTTCCCGCCGGGGGTCGTGATGGGCTCCGTCCTCGCGCTCTCGCTGGTCGGATACGTTCTGCTTGCCTTGGCCGGTACGGACAGCCGGCTGAGTGTGGTTGTCGGCTTCGGGTTTCTCTATCTCGGCCTCGGAGTCATCGCCGCCCTGGGGACCGACATCGTCGTCGGTGCGGCGCCGTCGGAGAGATCCGGTGCAGCCGCCGCGCTGTCGGAGACCGCGCAGGAACTCGGCGTCGCGGCCGGAGTCGCGCTGCTGGGAAGCCTCACCACGGCGGTCTACCGGACGGCGGTCGAAGATCAGTCCGGCCTGACCGGAGTCGTGGCTGAGTCCTACGGCGACAGCCTCTCCGGCGCGGCGTCCGTGGCCGATCAGTTGCCGGCGGGAGCTCTCCGGCTCGCGCAGGATGCGTTCAGCCACGGACTCAACCTCGCCGCGATCGCCGCGGGAGCCGGAATCGCCGGGGCCTCGGTCGCTTGCTTGCGGACGCTGCGCCACATCCGCCCGATCGGTGGCGCCGACGCCGGGACGGAGCCGATAGCCTCGACCCGCGTGAGCGGCGACGATCGGTGA